In Janthinobacterium sp. J1-1, a single genomic region encodes these proteins:
- a CDS encoding LysR family transcriptional regulator, whose protein sequence is MLPNISSKLLQAFVALADCRHFTRAAERCHLSQSAFSAVIQKLETALGARLVERDTRNVMLTVEGEMFVEVARGLLADMEAAFGNMSDYVARRKGRVAIAALPSLAANGLPAVIAEYRASYPGISVRLHDALSDQCLHLLRQGKVDLAITAPSARLAEFDTRVLCSDPFYLVCRRDHALARKRRVQLADLAGCELIHLAKSTSVRQHVELLTQGVAVRDSGLEVEHLATVAGLIEHGLGVALVPALTLFQFKKLDLVAVPLAAGQPERPILLAMPRTLSVAAQGMLELIELRLGGGGG, encoded by the coding sequence ATGTTGCCGAATATCTCCAGCAAGCTGCTGCAGGCGTTTGTCGCGCTGGCCGACTGCCGCCATTTCACGCGCGCGGCCGAGCGCTGCCATTTGTCGCAATCGGCCTTCAGCGCCGTGATCCAGAAACTGGAAACGGCGCTGGGCGCCAGGCTGGTCGAGCGCGACACGCGCAATGTGATGCTGACGGTGGAAGGCGAGATGTTTGTCGAGGTGGCGCGCGGCCTGCTGGCCGACATGGAGGCGGCGTTCGGCAACATGAGCGACTACGTGGCGCGGCGCAAGGGAAGGGTGGCGATAGCGGCCTTGCCCTCGCTGGCGGCCAATGGCCTGCCGGCCGTGATCGCCGAATACCGCGCCAGCTATCCCGGCATCAGTGTGCGCTTGCACGACGCCTTGTCCGACCAGTGTTTGCACCTGCTGCGCCAGGGGAAAGTCGACCTGGCGATCACGGCGCCCAGCGCCCGGCTGGCCGAATTCGACACGCGCGTGCTGTGCAGCGATCCGTTCTATCTGGTGTGCCGGCGCGACCATGCGCTGGCCCGCAAGCGCCGCGTGCAACTGGCCGACCTGGCCGGCTGCGAATTGATCCACCTGGCGAAATCGACCAGCGTGCGCCAGCATGTGGAGCTGCTGACGCAAGGCGTGGCCGTGCGCGACAGCGGGCTGGAAGTGGAACACCTGGCCACCGTGGCCGGCCTGATCGAGCATGGCCTGGGCGTGGCGCTGGTGCCGGCCCTGACCCTGTTCCAGTTCAAAAAACTCGACCTGGTGGCGGTGCCGCTGGCAGCCGGCCAGCCGGAGCGGCCCATCCTGCTGGCCATGCCGCGCACCTTGTCGGTGGCGGCGCAGGGCATGCTGGAGCTGATCGAACTGCGCCTGGGCGGCGGCGGTGGCTAG
- a CDS encoding citrate:proton symporter: MLALLGLCTIAILLAAILTKKMSPLVALITIPIIAALIGGFGMETSKFIVSGITNIAPVAGMFVFAILFFGIVTDAGMLDPVISGILRVVGSRPSRIVPGTALLALLIHLDGSGAVTFLVTIPAMLPLYTRLGIDRRILACVASLAAGVNFLPWTGPMIRASAALHIPVSDIFMPLIPVQLIGLAFVFGVAYYLGRKEEIRLGLTAGAPAGFVQMHELTEAEQSIRRPKNFWINIVLTVIVLGVMISGKVDPVVMFMIGVVLALMINYPNADMQRARIDAHAKAALLMASILFAAGVFTGIMNKSGMLSAMAKTAVGFVPPEMASHIPAVLGVLSMPLSMLFDPDSFYFGVLPVVAEVSKMLGVEPIQVAQAALLGQMTTGFPVSPLTPATFLVAGLAGIDLADHQKYTFKYLFAASIVMTISCIVLGIFPL, translated from the coding sequence ATGCTGGCCCTGCTCGGACTGTGCACCATCGCCATTTTATTGGCCGCCATCCTCACCAAGAAAATGTCGCCGCTGGTGGCATTGATCACCATTCCCATCATCGCCGCCCTGATCGGCGGCTTCGGCATGGAAACCTCGAAATTCATTGTTTCCGGCATTACCAATATCGCGCCGGTGGCCGGCATGTTCGTGTTCGCCATCCTGTTCTTCGGCATCGTCACCGACGCCGGCATGCTGGACCCCGTCATCAGCGGCATCTTGCGCGTGGTGGGCAGCCGGCCCAGCCGCATCGTGCCCGGCACGGCCCTGCTGGCGCTGCTGATCCACCTCGATGGTTCGGGCGCCGTCACCTTCCTGGTCACCATCCCCGCCATGCTGCCGCTTTACACGCGGCTCGGCATCGACCGCCGCATCCTGGCCTGCGTGGCCTCGCTGGCGGCCGGCGTGAACTTTTTGCCATGGACCGGCCCCATGATCCGCGCCTCGGCGGCGCTGCATATTCCCGTCAGCGACATTTTCATGCCGCTGATTCCGGTGCAGCTGATCGGCCTGGCCTTTGTGTTCGGCGTGGCGTATTACCTGGGCCGCAAGGAAGAAATCCGCCTGGGCCTCACCGCCGGCGCGCCGGCCGGCTTCGTGCAGATGCATGAGCTGACGGAGGCGGAACAATCGATCCGCCGGCCGAAGAATTTCTGGATCAATATCGTGCTGACGGTGATCGTGCTGGGCGTGATGATCAGCGGTAAGGTCGATCCGGTGGTGATGTTCATGATCGGCGTGGTGCTGGCGCTGATGATCAATTATCCGAACGCCGACATGCAGCGCGCCCGCATCGATGCGCATGCCAAGGCGGCGCTGCTGATGGCCAGCATCCTGTTTGCCGCCGGCGTCTTCACCGGCATCATGAACAAGTCCGGCATGCTGTCGGCCATGGCCAAGACGGCCGTCGGCTTCGTGCCGCCCGAGATGGCCTCGCATATCCCGGCCGTGCTGGGCGTATTGTCGATGCCGCTGTCGATGCTGTTCGATCCCGACTCCTTCTACTTCGGCGTGCTGCCGGTGGTGGCGGAAGTAAGCAAGATGCTGGGCGTGGAGCCGATACAGGTGGCGCAGGCGGCGCTGCTGGGACAGATGACGACGGGCTTTCCCGTCAGCCCGCTGACACCGGCCACCTTCCTGGTCGCCGGCCTGGCCGGCATCGACCTGGCCGACCACCAGAAATACACCTTCAAATACCTGTTTGCCGCGTCGATCGTGATGACCATCAGCTGCATCGTGCTGGGCATCTTTCCGCTGTAA
- a CDS encoding acyclic terpene utilization AtuA family protein, whose protein sequence is MKTIRIGAGAGYSGDRIEPAVELAERGQLDYLIFECLAERTIALAQQAKLKDPTQGYDPLLMERMRAVLRPCRENGVRILTNMGAANPLAAAETIRAIAHELGLPDIKVAAITGDDVLALVTGGDYLDDTGAPVTQLQDRLLSANAYLGAQPLVDALAQGADVIVTGRVADPALVLAPLIHAFGWAMDDWHKLGQGTLVGHLLECAGQVSGGYFADPGYKDVANLARLGFPIGEVSEDGSVIITKVEGSGGCVTVATCTEQLLYEIHDPAAYLTPDVVADFSKVSMQQAGPDRVAITGATGHPKSGLLKVTLGYLDSHIGEGQISYAGPGALARARLAQAIVAERLDLCGVRTQELRFDLIGVNAIHGAQLSSAHAEPYEVRLRVTGRTASLREATRIGNEVETLYTCGPSGGGGATKSARAVVAVRATLLDEKLVTATIHFGSAE, encoded by the coding sequence ATGAAAACCATCCGCATCGGCGCCGGTGCCGGCTATTCCGGCGACCGCATCGAGCCGGCCGTGGAACTGGCCGAGCGCGGCCAGCTCGATTACCTGATCTTCGAATGCCTGGCCGAGCGCACCATCGCGCTGGCCCAGCAAGCGAAGCTGAAAGATCCAACCCAGGGCTACGATCCGCTGCTGATGGAGCGCATGCGCGCCGTGCTGCGCCCCTGCCGCGAAAACGGCGTGCGCATCCTGACCAATATGGGCGCGGCCAATCCGCTGGCCGCAGCAGAGACCATCCGCGCCATCGCGCACGAACTGGGCCTGCCCGATATCAAGGTGGCGGCCATCACCGGCGACGATGTGCTGGCGCTGGTGACCGGCGGCGACTACCTGGACGACACCGGCGCACCCGTCACGCAGCTGCAGGACCGGCTGCTGTCGGCCAACGCCTATCTGGGCGCGCAACCGCTGGTCGACGCGCTGGCGCAAGGCGCGGACGTGATCGTCACCGGCCGCGTGGCCGATCCGGCGCTGGTGCTGGCGCCCCTGATCCACGCATTCGGCTGGGCCATGGACGACTGGCACAAGCTGGGCCAGGGCACCCTGGTCGGTCATCTGCTCGAATGCGCGGGCCAGGTCAGCGGCGGCTATTTTGCCGATCCCGGCTACAAGGATGTGGCCAACCTGGCGCGCCTGGGGTTTCCCATCGGCGAAGTCAGCGAGGACGGCAGCGTCATCATCACCAAGGTGGAAGGCTCCGGCGGCTGCGTGACGGTGGCCACCTGCACCGAACAGCTGCTGTATGAAATCCACGACCCGGCCGCCTACCTGACGCCGGACGTGGTGGCCGATTTTTCAAAAGTCTCCATGCAGCAGGCCGGGCCCGACCGGGTGGCGATCACCGGCGCCACCGGCCACCCGAAAAGCGGCCTGCTGAAAGTGACCCTGGGCTACCTGGACAGCCATATCGGCGAAGGCCAGATTTCGTATGCAGGCCCGGGCGCGCTGGCGCGGGCACGGCTGGCGCAAGCCATCGTTGCCGAACGCCTGGACCTGTGCGGCGTGCGGACGCAGGAACTGCGTTTCGACCTGATCGGCGTCAACGCCATCCATGGCGCGCAGCTCTCCAGCGCGCATGCGGAACCGTACGAAGTGCGGCTGCGCGTGACGGGCCGCACGGCCAGCCTCAGGGAGGCTACGCGCATCGGCAATGAAGTCGAAACCCTGTACACCTGCGGACCGTCGGGTGGCGGCGGCGCGACCAAATCGGCGCGCGCCGTGGTGGCGGTGCGCGCCACCCTGCTGGACGAAAAATTGGTAACAGCCACCATCCATTTCGGGAGCGCTGAATGA
- a CDS encoding ATP-binding cassette domain-containing protein, which yields MSEFFLDVAGLRVFDAASGKAIVGGVELCVAAGGVLTLLGESGSGKSLLAQAIMGTLAPGLRAEGVITIGGQRFDAADQPSRQRLWGREVALLPQEPWLALDPTMRVLHQIAETHELVAGRSAGASREAALRDLRQLGMDDAARLYPHQISGGMAQRVAFLATHAAGARLLIVDEPTKGLDSGKRGEILAMLRAAQAEGMAVLCITHDVWLARALGGEIAVMLDGFVIEQGNAAQLLAQPVHAYVRALLAADPAAWPARPAVRAPGEIIASVEKVAKSFGKRCLFSGISVEIRRGEVVAVTGESGAGKTTFGNLLLGLLRPDAGKVVRATGLPRTAFQKLYQDPAAAFAPGLSLRTALRDVLALHGLRWDAVAPLLARLRLGEQLLDRLPSQVSGGELQRFALARVLLLKPALIFADEPTSRLDPITQQETLSLLLEAAADSGCAVLLVTHDAEIARAVAQRQISLQAQ from the coding sequence ATGAGTGAGTTTTTCCTCGACGTGGCGGGCCTGCGCGTGTTTGACGCCGCCAGCGGCAAGGCCATCGTCGGTGGCGTGGAACTCTGCGTGGCGGCCGGCGGCGTCCTGACCCTGCTGGGCGAGAGCGGCTCGGGAAAATCCCTGCTGGCGCAAGCCATCATGGGCACCCTGGCGCCAGGATTGCGGGCCGAAGGCGTGATCACCATCGGCGGCCAGCGTTTCGATGCGGCCGACCAGCCATCGCGGCAGCGCCTGTGGGGACGCGAAGTGGCGTTGCTGCCGCAGGAGCCGTGGCTGGCGCTGGACCCCACCATGCGCGTGCTGCATCAGATCGCGGAAACCCATGAACTGGTGGCCGGCAGGAGCGCCGGCGCATCGCGCGAGGCGGCGCTGCGCGACCTGCGGCAGCTGGGCATGGACGATGCGGCGCGTCTGTATCCGCACCAGATCTCGGGCGGCATGGCCCAGCGCGTCGCCTTTTTGGCCACCCATGCGGCCGGTGCACGGCTGTTGATCGTCGATGAACCGACCAAGGGCCTTGACAGCGGCAAGCGGGGCGAGATCCTCGCCATGCTGCGCGCCGCGCAAGCGGAGGGCATGGCGGTGCTGTGCATTACCCACGACGTCTGGCTGGCGCGCGCATTGGGCGGCGAGATTGCCGTGATGCTGGACGGCTTTGTCATCGAGCAGGGGAATGCGGCGCAACTGCTGGCGCAGCCCGTGCATGCGTATGTGCGCGCGCTGCTGGCGGCCGATCCGGCGGCCTGGCCGGCGCGGCCTGCGGTGCGTGCGCCAGGCGAGATCATCGCCAGCGTGGAAAAGGTCGCCAAGTCGTTTGGCAAGCGTTGCCTGTTCTCCGGCATCAGCGTTGAAATTCGCCGTGGCGAAGTGGTGGCTGTCACCGGCGAGAGCGGCGCCGGGAAAACCACGTTCGGCAATCTGCTGCTGGGATTATTAAGGCCAGATGCGGGCAAGGTCGTGCGTGCGACGGGCCTGCCGCGCACGGCGTTTCAAAAGCTGTACCAGGACCCGGCGGCCGCCTTTGCGCCCGGGCTAAGTCTGCGTACCGCGCTGCGTGACGTACTGGCGCTGCATGGCTTGCGCTGGGATGCTGTGGCGCCGCTGCTGGCGCGCTTGCGGCTCGGTGAACAGCTGCTGGACCGCCTGCCGTCGCAGGTCTCGGGTGGCGAGCTGCAGCGCTTTGCGCTGGCGCGCGTGCTGCTGCTCAAACCCGCTCTCATCTTCGCCGACGAACCGACTTCGCGCCTCGATCCCATCACCCAGCAGGAGACCTTGAGCCTGCTGCTGGAAGCGGCCGCCGACAGCGGCTGCGCCGTGCTGCTGGTGACGCATGATGCCGAGATTGCGCGGGCGGTGGCGCAGCGGCAGATCAGCTTGCAGGCACAGTGA
- a CDS encoding ABC transporter permease, producing the protein MKRFGIVLLLAITGFALFGPALVGIDPASQTLSRFLEAPSLAHPLGLDHLGRSMLARLAHGAQLSLSMAVLSVLSAAVPGTVLGVLAAWRGGWLERGLSALADAVLALPGLLLVLLLAAFAPGQFWPLYVGISLALWVEYFRVTRSASALLLAGPQVEASRLLGFGPLYIVRRHLAPVLLPRLATLMRFGFGGAVLAMAALGFIGVGLQPPTPELGVMMIELLPYYSEAPWLVGAPVALLFFTMLGLMLIGDAHE; encoded by the coding sequence ATGAAGCGCTTCGGTATTGTGCTGCTGCTGGCGATCACCGGCTTTGCCTTGTTTGGTCCGGCGCTGGTCGGCATCGATCCGGCCAGCCAGACCCTTTCTCGCTTCCTGGAAGCGCCCAGCCTGGCCCATCCCTTGGGTCTCGATCACCTGGGCCGCAGCATGCTGGCGCGCCTGGCCCATGGCGCGCAGCTGTCCCTGTCGATGGCGGTGCTGAGTGTGCTGAGCGCGGCCGTGCCGGGCACGGTGCTGGGCGTGCTGGCGGCCTGGCGCGGGGGATGGCTGGAGCGTGGCTTGAGCGCGCTGGCCGACGCCGTGCTGGCTTTGCCCGGCCTGTTGCTGGTGCTGCTGCTGGCGGCGTTCGCGCCGGGCCAGTTCTGGCCTTTGTATGTGGGCATTTCGCTGGCGCTGTGGGTCGAGTATTTTCGCGTCACGCGCAGCGCTAGCGCGCTGCTCCTGGCCGGGCCGCAGGTGGAAGCGTCGCGCTTGCTGGGCTTTGGCCCGCTGTACATCGTGCGCCGCCACCTGGCGCCGGTGCTGCTGCCGCGCCTGGCCACCCTGATGCGCTTCGGCTTTGGCGGCGCCGTGCTGGCGATGGCGGCGCTGGGCTTTATCGGCGTCGGCCTGCAGCCGCCCACGCCGGAACTGGGCGTGATGATGATCGAACTGCTGCCCTATTACAGCGAAGCGCCATGGCTGGTGGGCGCGCCGGTGGCGCTGCTGTTTTTCACGATGCTGGGGTTGATGTTGATCGGGGACGCCCATGAGTGA
- a CDS encoding ABC transporter permease, which translates to MKTIFKALVQALLVALLVGTLCFFMTRMLPGDTAYRIAAGRYGYDMVDAAAAQAVRIELGLDRAPLAALADWWGRLLRFDLGVSLVTAQPVIDEIRLQLGQTLRLSLMAVLLSLPLGPLPGVLAGLRPGGWFDKVNLALSVLLRALPPFVLALLLVLVFAVQMQALPAAGHADHGSLMLPALTLALGLAAVSSRVARDAMRDVRASSYYAFALSKGLRASDALLRHGARNVATPVVAYTAVQLVYLVEGVVLVETIFAWPGIGHALVHAIFARDVTMIQGTALVLGLLFVLFNCVVDLACAALDPRARRA; encoded by the coding sequence ATGAAGACGATATTCAAAGCCCTGGTGCAAGCGCTGCTGGTGGCGCTGCTGGTCGGGACCCTGTGTTTTTTCATGACGCGCATGCTGCCCGGTGACACGGCCTACCGCATCGCGGCTGGCCGCTATGGCTACGACATGGTCGACGCGGCCGCCGCGCAGGCCGTGCGCATCGAACTGGGACTGGACCGCGCGCCGCTGGCCGCCCTGGCTGACTGGTGGGGCAGGCTGCTGCGTTTCGACCTGGGCGTGTCGCTGGTGACCGCGCAACCGGTGATCGATGAAATCCGTTTGCAGCTGGGCCAGACCTTGCGCCTGTCCTTGATGGCGGTGCTGCTGTCGCTGCCGCTGGGGCCCTTGCCCGGCGTGCTGGCCGGCCTGCGTCCAGGCGGCTGGTTCGACAAGGTCAACCTGGCGCTGTCGGTATTGCTGCGCGCCTTGCCGCCGTTCGTGCTGGCACTGCTGCTGGTACTGGTGTTTGCGGTGCAGATGCAGGCGCTGCCGGCGGCGGGACACGCCGACCATGGCAGTCTGATGCTGCCCGCATTGACCCTGGCGCTGGGCCTGGCTGCCGTGTCGTCGCGGGTGGCGCGCGACGCCATGCGGGACGTGCGCGCGTCAAGCTATTATGCGTTCGCCTTGAGCAAAGGCCTGCGCGCCAGCGACGCCCTGCTGCGCCATGGCGCGCGCAACGTCGCCACGCCGGTGGTGGCGTATACCGCCGTGCAGCTGGTGTACCTGGTCGAAGGCGTGGTGCTGGTGGAAACCATCTTTGCCTGGCCCGGCATCGGCCACGCGCTGGTGCACGCCATCTTCGCGCGCGACGTGACCATGATCCAGGGCACGGCGCTGGTGCTGGGATTGCTGTTCGTGCTGTTCAACTGCGTGGTCGACCTGGCCTGCGCGGCGCTCGACCCACGCGCGAGGCGCGCATGA
- a CDS encoding ABC transporter substrate-binding protein produces the protein MTEHCRRLAPRRRALVRLSRLLATGAALHLPASQAHDGPLSDHAAIAPASRDTLTVVGPWELTGLEPSRGGYMFTRMEVVQTLLDADDRGRLLPAVASEWEVSNDGLEWRFFIEQGKLFHDGSPLTAGTVLASLKRALAAPGVLRLARIRSMTVSRGAIVVTLAQPYAPLPFLFTHSGTQILAPSSYGADGRVLRIVGSGPYRITAISLPQQFDVAFFEQWRGEPPAVRRARYISVSRAETRTLMVQSGQADLAFTLDPPSIRRLLKHQNVQLVSAPLPRTTFLKLNAGHPLLNDVRVRQAISLALDRDGIARALLRDDDLGASQLFPPAMALWHQPALAPLRGDPAAARALLRQAGFVPGADGIVRRAGTRFEIILTTFVDRPELPLIATAVQEELRQVGIAVKVVVGNSSDIPAGHRSGALQIGLVARNFGSLPDPVATLAEDYGTQGGDWGAMGWHSAPLSDALARLSNGGVPADSPEAARLRAQVARELQQGLPVIPVVWYRQTMAVSRRLAGASIDPFERSYRISALTWKAA, from the coding sequence ATGACAGAGCACTGCAGGCGCCTGGCGCCGCGCCGCCGTGCACTCGTACGCTTGTCGCGACTGCTGGCAACTGGTGCTGCCTTGCATCTGCCCGCATCGCAGGCGCATGATGGTCCGCTCAGCGACCATGCGGCCATCGCGCCGGCCAGCCGCGATACGCTGACCGTGGTCGGGCCGTGGGAATTGACAGGGCTGGAACCGTCGCGCGGCGGCTATATGTTTACCCGCATGGAAGTAGTGCAGACCCTGCTCGACGCGGACGACCGGGGCCGCCTGCTGCCGGCGGTGGCCAGCGAGTGGGAAGTGTCGAACGATGGCCTGGAGTGGCGCTTCTTCATCGAACAGGGAAAATTATTCCACGACGGCTCGCCGCTGACGGCCGGCACCGTGCTGGCGTCCCTCAAGCGCGCGCTGGCCGCGCCGGGCGTATTGCGGCTGGCGCGCATCCGCAGCATGACGGTGTCGCGCGGCGCCATCGTGGTCACCCTGGCGCAGCCGTATGCGCCGCTCCCCTTTTTGTTCACCCACTCCGGCACCCAGATCCTCGCGCCGTCGTCGTATGGCGCGGACGGCCGCGTGCTGCGCATCGTCGGCAGCGGCCCGTATCGCATCACGGCGATCTCCTTGCCGCAGCAGTTCGACGTGGCGTTTTTCGAGCAGTGGCGCGGCGAACCGCCTGCGGTGCGCCGCGCGCGCTATATCAGCGTTTCGCGCGCGGAAACCCGTACCCTGATGGTGCAAAGCGGCCAGGCCGACCTGGCCTTTACACTCGACCCGCCCAGCATCCGCCGCCTGCTGAAACACCAGAACGTGCAGCTGGTCAGCGCGCCGCTGCCGCGCACCACCTTTTTGAAACTGAACGCCGGCCATCCCTTGCTCAATGACGTGCGCGTACGGCAAGCGATCAGCCTGGCGCTCGATCGCGACGGCATCGCACGCGCGCTGCTGCGCGACGATGACCTGGGCGCCAGCCAGCTGTTTCCCCCGGCGATGGCCCTGTGGCACCAGCCGGCGCTGGCGCCATTGCGCGGCGATCCGGCGGCGGCTAGAGCGCTGCTGCGCCAGGCCGGCTTTGTACCTGGCGCGGACGGCATCGTCCGGCGCGCCGGAACACGTTTCGAGATTATTCTCACCACCTTTGTCGACCGTCCCGAGCTGCCGCTGATCGCCACCGCGGTGCAGGAAGAACTGCGCCAGGTCGGCATCGCCGTGAAAGTCGTGGTGGGCAATTCCAGCGATATCCCGGCCGGCCACCGCAGCGGCGCGCTGCAGATTGGCCTGGTGGCGCGCAATTTCGGCAGCCTGCCCGACCCGGTCGCCACCCTGGCCGAGGATTACGGCACCCAAGGCGGAGACTGGGGCGCCATGGGCTGGCATAGCGCACCATTGAGCGACGCGCTGGCGCGGCTGTCGAATGGCGGCGTGCCGGCGGACAGTCCTGAAGCTGCGCGGCTGCGCGCACAGGTGGCGCGCGAACTGCAGCAGGGCCTGCCCGTGATTCCCGTCGTCTGGTACCGCCAGACCATGGCCGTCTCGCGCCGCCTGGCGGGCGCCAGCATCGACCCGTTCGAGCGCAGCTACCGTATTTCGGCATTGACCTGGAAGGCCGCATGA
- a CDS encoding YciI family protein, protein MIFIFHLTDKPDSGQLRASVRPEHKAYLGLQAERMAFAGPLTSDDGATMIGSLLAIDFADRAAAESWLANEPFTKAGLYGEVKIHAFNNLWPQKVGFPA, encoded by the coding sequence ATGATCTTTATTTTTCACCTGACCGACAAACCCGACAGCGGCCAACTGCGCGCCAGCGTGCGCCCCGAACATAAAGCCTACCTGGGCCTGCAGGCCGAGCGCATGGCGTTTGCGGGACCGCTGACCAGCGACGACGGCGCGACCATGATCGGCAGCCTGCTGGCCATCGATTTCGCCGACCGCGCGGCGGCCGAAAGCTGGCTTGCGAATGAGCCGTTTACCAAAGCCGGCTTGTATGGCGAGGTGAAGATCCATGCTTTTAATAATTTGTGGCCGCAGAAGGTGGGGTTTCCGGCGTGA